The genomic DNA AAGTGTTGTCATCTAGTTTAAATTGGTAAGATAATATACCAGCTTTCGGATCATCATTCTGGATATAGTCTTTCAATAACCAATGTTCAGGGTGGTCCGGGTTCGTATCAACTAATATCCTTGCGCCATAACCACTACAACGTGATTTAATCTCATCGAAGACCTCTTCGTGAGCGAGAGACGCCTCGTTGATATATGCGCCATACGACGTCATACCACGTATTGCAGCAATGCCACTTACTTTACTATGTCCGACTTGAACCACTTTAACGCCAAACAGAGTAAAACTATTGTATTTATCAAACTCAAACTCAATACCGTATTTGTTAGTTAATTCTACAAGTACGTTTTTACTAATCGTTCCTAGCGTTGCACCAGCTAGAATATATTGAGGCGTTTCTACACCTTCTTTATTAGCTATTTGTCTAACTCTTATTAATTCATCTAAAAACAAATCGTTGTTCAATATTGTTTTTCCTGTACGTTTGGCACCATGATTGATAAGCATAAACCAATCACGCTTTGAAGTATTTTTTAATATATCAATCTGTTTAGGTGTGTATAGTGCATCTAATCTACTCATCTATCAACACATCCTTTATAGATTTACGTAATTGTAATATCTTATCTTCGGTGCTCGTTTCATTGTTACGATCCATTTGCTCGATTTTCTTTTCAAGCATCTTAATTTCTGCTTCAATCTTTTTGTTAGTTAGTTGTTCATTGCCTAACATCATTCTGTTCATGCCATCTAAACCAGCTACAAATGCATCTGCTGATGACTTCTTTAAACCATTATTATTTATATCTTGTTTAGATATGTTTTTAAGCCACTCATATTCGTCAAAAGCCTTCTGGCGTGTCCATTTTGATTGCTCAGCAGCTTCTTGACACAATTCTTCGTACCTTCCGAAAACCTTCCGATTTTTTAAAAGTGTACTTGCTTCTTTATCTAAGTATTCGCCACTCTTACCTTTGGTCGAATAGCCTGCGTCAATGTATGCCTTGCGTTGGCTTTTACCTTCTATAAGTCCTAAAACAAACTTCTCTTGTTTGGGTGTTAATTTAATCAATTGTTTTCACTGTATCACACGCCTTTACGTTAAATACTCTTTAAATTTGTAATAAAAAAAGACTACCCGAGTTACTCTCGAATAGTCACTATGGGAGGTAATTAATAATGCAAAATCAAGTTTATCCAGAAAGGAGAAAAAGTACCTACCCAACGGATAGGCACTCAAGCAATCAGTGGCTGGCCAATACGACCATTACCAAACTTAATCACTTTCATTGAGAACTAACCAGCTACCTCAAAACGAGGGTTCGTGTGGATAGTGCTTACACAACAATTATATAAAATAATTTTACCCTTTCAAAATAGTGTCATTTCAGTCATTTTCGTCATTTTTGTCACTGTAATAAATATATCTTTTCCGCTAACTCATCACGTCGCGCTAAAAAATTATTTCTGTTCAATTTAGAATTAGGCAAATTTTTAATCACATCATCACGCTTGTACCCTTTTTTGAGTAACTCTAGAAAACAAAAGTCTACATGCCCTAATTTCTGTTGTGATTGATTAATAAATTCAATCTCACGTAACATCTGTGCATAACGTTTATTAGTTCGTTCTAACTTAATCACCACATCTTCCACTTTGCTACTATTTTGTCCCTGTGGTTTAGGTAATGTCGCTTGTATACCGTATTGTGCAATTGAATTGCTATCATAATCTGGCATAGCATCTGCAATAACATTACATTTCATTTTGTGTGTACCAATCATATTGATAATAGCCTCTTTACTGTACAAGTTAATACCCACCTGCCAAATCGTTAATATCGTATTGATCACTCTCTCTAGCAAAGTCCTTAGGTGCAGTATCAATATCGTCTTCACTCTGCAACTTAACGATAAGTTCGTTAGTTAGATATTTACTAAGTTCATACATTCCGATGATGAACCATATTTTTAGTATGCGTTTAATCATTCCTTTCACTCCTTACCTAGCATTTGTTTAATTTTAGTTAGTACATCGCTATCTTCTTTCTGATCATATTCAAAATAATAACCACCCGTTTTATTTCTATTGCCATTTAAAACTTTACTTATATTTCCTTGTTGTAAACCTGTGTATGTTACAGCGTCTTTTACACAATCAAATTTCATAATCAACTCTTTAGTTTTATAATCGTACATAGATATAGGTCTACTTTTAACTAATTTAAACTCTTGCAATCCTTTTTCTGCATTTTCTTTAGAAGTAACAAATTGCATATTTTCATAAAAATAACCTAAATTAGGGTTAATTCTATCTATACTCGGTGCTAAACCTCTATCAAACCCACTATTTTTATAATTTTCGAATAGCTTCACAAACGAATAATGTTTAATAAATTTTGTAGTAAATTCTTGCACGCTGAACGGTAATTCTCCAAACCCTTTTTCTCTGTTTCTTGACGCCATTGCATAGTATAATTTATTCAAAAAACCAAACTCAGTTTTTGTATATTCACGTCTATAATTCTTGTGGTAATCATTACCCTTAGATATTCTATCTACAATATCCAAATGAACAATTCGTTTAACACAACCACAATCTTTTCTTCTTCCGGATGTTAAATATTGCATAGGAAATAGTACGGTGTTACCACATTCACATTCGCAATCGTAACAGATTACTTTTTTACCATTAGGTCTTATTTTTACAATTCTTTCAACTGGTTTTAATTTCCCAAAAACTTGTCCTAAAATATTAACTTTCATTTTTGTAGGCGTTTCAGCTAAAGGGAAGCCATCAACATTTGAATGTACTCTAACCATTCAAATCACTTTCCTTAATAAAAGTACCGTTTATAGTACGCCCTTTTCTCCCTTTAATCTCGTCATACGCATACTGTAAACACTCCTGTAACGTCATATCATGTTGTTGTGCCAATATAATTAATGTAACGACTGTATCACCTATACCGTCTTTTAATGCGTCCATTTGACCACGAGATAAGGCTGATGCAACTTCGCCTGCTTCTTCATAGAATTTAAGTGCTTGTCTATCTGAATTGCCATTGTGTAAATCTTTATCAATACTCCATTGTTGTACTTGTTCTACTAATTGATCTAAACTGCCAAAGTTTTCTGTTTTTAATTGACCTAATCTATTTGTCATTTATTGTTCCTCCTTAAATTTGAAATACTCTTCGAATTCATATTCATCTGTAAAGTAATATTTTGACCTTTCATGTGAGGTAGGGTTTATCCAAATGATGTAACACGGATAACTGATAAAAGATAAAGCGCCAATAAGTAACTTTTTGTTAGGAAATATAGAAAAACAATCTGTTTCCTTTTGTACTTGCTCAACATTGTTATCATCAATAAAAATCGCTTTTAAATTTTTATTTTTAACTGTGTGATGCTTCTTTAATTTTTCAATCGTTTGCCACTTACTCATCACTACCACGCTCCAAATCATCTAATAAATTTTGAAACTCATGTGTCCCGTCGAGTTCGTCCATGCGTCTTAAATGCTTACCTAATTGATACAACATACCTTTTTCGCATTCACCACTGGTTATTTCAACATCGTTTACTAACACTGGATACATTTCAACCATTTCTTTCTTTAAATCTATCCACGCCTCTGCCTTCCTCTTCACTTCTTCCATATCATCGATGAGTTCATTGCATGCGTTTGTACATTTACAACATTCGTTAAACCAGTATTCTGATTGCAATTGGTAGTATTCTTTTGAATCATGTACCATTTAATCGCCCTCCAATAACTCTGGGTTTTCGTAGATGTTGCCGATAACTTCATATTCAGTCGAATCATCAATGTTATAATGGTCGTAGCCACCAATATAAAACTCAGTTAAGACAAATCCTCCGTCTAACCATTCAATTAAATATTTATCTCCATAAATATCTCTGACAATATCTTTTTCGTATATTTCGACACCGCGCATGTCTTTTAAACCAGACGACATCATAACAACCCTATCTATGCTACCGTCACCATTGACTAAATCTAAATCTTCCATATGGTCAAACCAAATAGAAAAACCCATATCAAAATCTTTTTGCTCACCATAGCTCATACCCTCTGCATATTCTGTATCGTGTCTTTCTTTATCCCACTCTCTGAATTTAGGTATCATCTCAAACACTCCCTGTTCTTATTCATATGTTCCCGTGCTACTTTCATCGTTACTCTACTTCCTGCCACCTTAACCACAAAGCCGTTGACACCTAGCTTGCGTAATTCCTGTTGTATCTGTGTAGGTGTCTTGCCTTGTGTGTTGTAGCGATAGCGTTGGTTGATTGTATCGCTAAGTATCATGAGACTAACTCCTCACATATCTCATCAAACGTTTGAATACCTCTACCGTCTGTAATATCCATGATTACGCCATACACATATTGATTGATACTGAACTCTGCACGATCTTGTTCTTCCGAAATATGTCCTGTTCCTTGTCTAATGTCGGTGCATTGAACATAAATCTTAATGTCCTTCTCACTTGCTCTTTTAAGGTGCTGTGCATAACCCATTTCGCAAATTGTCCCTTGTGCATGTGGTAAATAGTCGAATATCATAACATCGCTTGTTTCCATGCCTAATGTGTCATTAAATACGATACGTTCTGCTAACTTATCTTGATTAGCATTAGCTTTATCATTGATGTCCTTATCGTCATGTGGTGCGTAGACTTTAAAGCCTAATCGTTGTAACTCTTGTTTCTCCCATTCACGACGCATTTGTTGTCCTATACTCAACATATCTCCGCCTAAATAGATCATTGTTCTGCCTCTTCTTCTTTAATTTCGTAAATTTCATTTTCAACACTTTTAATTAAGTTATCGATCTTCTCTCTAATATCTTTACCGCTCGCATTTTTGAATTCTGTCGTTGTTTCATATCTGAGATAACCTAAGTAACCTATTATATTTACAAGTAGCCCTTCTAATTCTTTTATTCTGTTACACGCTTCTATATCTTTATTGGTTTCTCTATGAAATTTAACTCCTTGCAGTAAAAGTTCAGCTGTAATATTATTTTCAATATTGATTTTCATTGTTTTGCCTCCATTTTTTCGATTAATCTATCTGCATAATCTCTAGCTTTTTTGAAATCTGCTAGCTCATCATCTTTTCGACCTGCACGAACTGGATATTTAATCATATTACCTTTCATAAAACCTTTGAACTGTTCGAATGGTAATTGTTGATACAAGAAGTCGATAACATCTATATTTTCACTACCTTTATAATGGTCAGGTATATTATTGTCTTGTCCTTCCTTCACGTCCACCTTACGTGTGAATGGCTCATCAACTCTCACAAAGTCATCGTTATCTGTAAGTGTGAATTTATAACCACCTGCATTCTCAACCTCTGCATACCAAACTGTTTTCAAACCTTTTTCTTTTGCATACACACGATTGACTATGGCCGTTTGCATAGCAGTAATACCTTTAAATCCTGCTTGGAACTGAACAATATTATCTACTTTCAAATCAATTATCCTTACATTTTCCATTCCTCTACCCCCTCTGCACATTGCCGTATTGATCTGTTTTGACTTTAACCATAAGATTGTTTTGTACTAGATTTTTAAAGTATCTAGTGTTCACTCTGTGCTTAGCAACCTCACGTTCTGCACGTTTAGCCCTAGCAATACGTTCTTCTCTACGTTTACGTTTCAACGCTCTTTCGTGTCTAATTTCTGCTTGTTGTATCTCGTACAACTGCTTAGCTGTTAATTGCTTTTCATTTCTTTCGTACGTCTGCACCATATTCATATACTCCTTTGCCGTGTATTAGTTCTGGTCCACGTAAACCTTCTGCATAACGCTTTCTAACTGTGCTATCAGATACATCAAAATATTTATATACATCACATAATCTGTAACGTTTGCCGTTTATATTCACTTTCGGCATAGTATCACTTCCAATCTGCGTAACTAACACTAACGTCAGTAACGTTTTTGATGTTATCTAGTAAGTCGTCAGCGTCGTTTTTGTAACGTTCGGTATAGTATTCGATATAGTTCTCTCTATCTTCGTGTTTGCCTACCCACACCGGTTGTTCTACTTCAACTGTTAAATCGAATGTGAGTTTTAATGTTTCTTCTTGCATTACACTTCCTCCACTTCTAAAATGATTTTTGGCTCTTCTGCATACTGCTTAAAACTGTGTATCTCTACAATTTGGTTATCGTCTTTCCATAAGTGATCATTCGCTGCATCTAGCACAGTTTTAATTAAATTATCTATATCTGGCTTAGTACGTTTATATTGACCTATCGCTATCAGTTTCTGATTTTTCGACCAACTCTTCGGCGGTTTAAAGTAAAAGTAAAGTGATACTTTAAGTTGTGTATTCAACATCTCTTTTGGTAACTGGCTCTGTATATACTGTTTATGTGCTGTATACGACGCCGGCATGTATGTTTGAATAAAACTACCACGTCTACTGAAACGTGGACGAGGCGAGCCAATAGGTGCCTCGTACGTTGAATTGAATTTAATCTCTAGTTGCATGTGTTCACTCCTATAAATCAAATATACTCATCTGCATATTGAGTTCATGTTCTAAGTAAAAATTGTGTTTGCTTTTAAAGTTAGTAAGTTCAGTGTCACCTAAGTTAAATGAACTTTCTTTTGTATAGCGCCAACCACTTTGATTAACTACGCAATTTGAGTTAGGCGCTAGTGGGTACACTGTAAATGCTATATCTCCGTCTTTGGTAAATAGGTTGTATTGGTTGTTAGCACCTTCTATAAGTCCCATCGCTGCACCTCCACTTTGTTTCATCTAATATTTTTGATTTAACGTTATCGTAATCATCAAAAAAGGTTATTTCTTCACTTTTTAGTAATCTATCTACTGCCCAACCCATTTCTAAAATACTTTTTTGAATAAGTGGGTCATCTTTGTAATCGTTACGGTATAAGTCGCCTAATAATGTTTGTAATTCTGCAATAATCATTAGTAAAACCTCTGCGTTTTTTTGTAGAATTCAAGTTCAACAACACCTGTCTCGCCGTCTTTATTTTTAGCGACGTTTAACTCAATATCTGATTTACCAGTTTCATCATCTGCAAGTTCACGATTGTAATAATCATCTCGATAAAGCATAAATATCATATTAGCGTCTTGCTCAATGCCTCCAGCTTCTCTTAAATCAGACATCAAAGGGCGTTTGTCTTGCCTGCTTTCAACACCCCTGCTTAATTGTGATAAAGCTATGATTAAGCAACCTGTTTCTTTGGCTATAATTTTTAAATCACGACTAATTTTTTCAACTTCCAAACGTCTATCTTTTTGCGGCAAGTCAGATTTCATTAACTGCAAGTAGTCTATACATATAATTTGTGGTTTATCGCTATCTCGCATTGCAATTTCTCTAACATCTTGTGGTGTGATTTGAGCATGGTCTTCAATTCTGAAGTTGCTGTGTTGTTTAATATCGTTGATTGCTGACATTATTCTTTCGACTTCATCATCGTTTAACCCATCTGATTTTTTAATTTTATATAGTGGCACTCCAGATATTGCAGAAGTCAGTCGTTCCACTATATTGTTACCTCCAGTTTCTAAGCTAAAGAAAGTGGTAGGATAACCCTGTTGCGCTAAATTCCATATCATATTTAATGCTAGTGCAGTTTTACCAGTGCTAGGGCGTCCTGCAAGCACGTTTAATTGTCCTTCTTCAAAGCCGTGTATCTTTTCATCTAACTTATTAAAACTCGTCGTTATAAACGTCTTAGGTGCGTCTGATAAGATGTTTTCCATAACAGTTGTTAAAAATTGGTCTGTTGGGTTATCTTTCTCGATGTTTAACTCACTTAGCCCTTTTAATTGGTCGATTAGATAAGTAAAATTTTCTTTCGTTGGTACTGATTGAAACTCACTAACTTCGACCCTAGCTTTATTCAAAATGTAGTTGTTTAAGATGTTTAGTTGATCCTGCATAAAAAACACTTTATCTGTACCTTTTGAGTTATACAGTTGAGTTAATACCTTAGTTGATATAAATTCAACATCTTCTCTGCTTTTGTAGTAAATCTCGTTTACATCCACTTTGCCTTTTTCAAGTACATACTCGATAAACTTTTGAGCAGTAACATCTGTAAACATTGCCGGTTTGAGTTTTAACTTACTTAACAATTTAGGGTAGTTCATCAGATTTGAAACAATAGCGTGTTCAGTTGATAAAACATCAATATTCTTCATCTACAACACCCCATTCTTGTTTCATCTGCGCCCATTTTTTCTTACGTTCTTCATGACGTTTTTTGTATTCTGGGTCATGCTGTAATTTGTATGCTTTAGTTTGTTCTTTAGGTATCGTGTCGATTACCTTTGTTTTGGGTTTATAAGCTAATATGTCAGATAGAGTTGGTTTATATTTCTTTTCTCTGATGTATTGCTCTGTTTTTAATAATGTCGGTTGATAGTCCCCGTATTTTATTAATAGGTGTAGCCATTCTTTTAAAACTTGTTCGTCACTATCGAATTTCATATTGTAAATAGTATTGATTTTATTAAGAATGATTGCAGCCTCTTTTTTAGTCATAGGCATTTGTTATCACTCCTCATTCAATATGTCGTCTAGTAAAGTTCCTTTTACTTGTTGTTTAGGTTTTACTTTGTTTTGAGCATCTTCTTTAGTTTTTACATTTTCTTTAGCCCAATTATTTAAAACTTTAATTAAATAACCAACATGAGTTCCTTTTTCTTTTGTATAATCAACTGCTATTTTTACTACTTCATCAGCTTGTTCTCCAATATCATCAATAGAGTATCCAATTAATTCCATTTGATTAGATGTTAAGTTATTAGATAAGTTATCCATGATGTAATTAATTGATGTTTTAAAGACGTCGTCTTTATCTATCTCTTTATCTTTATCTTCTTCTAATTCTTTATCTTCTTCTTTATCTATATCTGTTGCGTGACTGTCACGTGACTTCACGTGACTTTCTGGTTTGTTGAGTAATCTTTTCTCTTTTTCACGTTGTTTTTGCTTTCTCAATCGATTTTGTTCTCTGATTTTTTCAAGACCTTCAATGTTTTGGTGCTTTTCCCAATTAGTAACTTTGTAAATACCTTGCACATCTTCAATCATTCCTAAAGTTTTAAAAGTTTGTAATGCTAATCTGATTGAGTTAATAGGTCGATTAAATTCGTTAGCTAACATTTCATCGTTGTAAGGTAAGTTTTCTGATAGCATGATGTAACCTTGTTCATTGTATTTACCAGCAAGCGTTAGCAACTTAACCCAAACGGTTATAATCGTGTCACGTTCTGGCAATGCCTCTATATATTTAATTTTGCTATCATCAAACATTCCTACTTTTAATTTTATCCATGATACTTCAGCCAATATTACTACCTCCTTTAAGCATCTTATTTAGTCGCTCATCTACATCAACCCAACTGTCTGTTAAGTGATATTTATTGTTGAATGTATCCATGCCTATTTGGTGCTGTTCGGTGTGGTGGTTTCTGCATAGCGCTAATACTTGATTACCTACATGATCTATTTTGTTACGATTACGACCTTTACCTACTGCGTATCTATGTGCTAAATCTGAATGTGGTTTGCCACAAATTACACAGTTACGATTGACCGTCGACCAATATAAAAATGATTTATCTTGCTTGAGTAAGTCGCTCGTTTTATATGCAAGTGGTATATCGTTATGAAATATCCAGTCCAATGTAACCTCGATAATTTGGCTTGCTTGTGTACGTGTGCAATCACTTAATGAGATACACTCGTCGTAGCCGTAGTACGTCCGAACGTATTCGATGAATAAATGCCTCATGTAATCCATAGGCGTTCCAGTATGAGCCTCTATGTCCTTTACAAGTGCAAATATCTTACGACGTTGTTTGTCGGTTATTCTGAATGGATCAACTGGAATGACATCAACTTCTACATCAAAACCGTTATCGAGTAATAGCGATGTCTTGTTATCTAGTTCTACACCCTCAATGACAACGGTAGTTGTACCGTCGTCTTGAATGATGTAATTTTTAATAATCGGCATCTATATCAGTCCAATCAGAAAGGCAAATCTGAGTTATCGATGTCTGTACCATTATCAAATGGATTATTTCCTGCTGTTGCTTGTCCTCTTTGTTGTTGAGGTTGGCCGTTTTGTTGGTTGCTACCTTTGCTATCTAAGAATTCAATTCTGTTAGCAATCACTCGTACTACTGAACGATTGTTTCCTTCTTTGTCTTGAAATCTATCTTGTTTCAAGTTGCCTTCGATTAAGATTTTGCTACCTTTACCACAATAGTTATTAAGTAGTTCAGCAGTTTTACCAAACGCTACAATGTCGAAGAATGAAGTGTCATCTTTTTTGAATGGGTTATCTACTGCTAATGAGAAGTTAGTTACTTGAGTTTGTCCTGCTTGTTTTAGTTCTAAATCTTTAGTGATACGTCCTGTTAAAATAGTTAAATTAGTCATTCGTATTCTCCTTATATTTTTTCGCCATTGCTTGAATGTTATTGATTGTAGTTACTGCTTGTTGTTCAGACATTGACGTGTAATCTTGTATTCCAAATGTACTTTCTGCTTGTTGTTGCGTTACGTCTTTTCCTAATGACTTCATCAAATCAACAAAATCAAACACTTCTTGTTTTAGAACGCCAACCGTTTTACTACTTACCTTGTTATATTTTTCTTGTTTTTGTTTAGCATCTGCATCATCTTCATCGGTTGGAATATTGAAGAATTTCATTAAGAAGTATCTTTCCGCATAAGTTAATGCAGTACCATGTGCTTTCGATACATCGTCTTGTTGGCCTACTGCGAAGAAAGGTACTTCTAAAATTTCTTGTGGATTATCTGCATTGATCCATTTATAAGTCAGTTTCAATTTAATAATATGTTCTGGCTTACCTTTCGCATTTGTGGTTTCAGTTACTTCTTCGTTTTCTGTGTATGGTACAAGTAATAAATTATGTTCAATCATCTTGTTTCTTATTCTATGAAGGACTTGAGAGCCACTTACGTAAGAATAGTTGTAACCTTTGGTGTCTTTAGTAAAACCATCAATATTGGCTTTAACATCTGCTATCTTTTGAAATAAATTAAGTTGTTCAGCCATCGTTTACCTCCTCCAAATCTTTAAAACTGTATACTTTACGCGTTTCTTTCGTTTCAATCGTTGATACTTCAATCAAGTGTTTATCCCAGTCAATGTCTATATCTTGCAAACCATCGAATTTACGAGCATTACGTCTTAAAGCATTGTAATTAGCATATTCTTGAGCAGTAGGTTTATTAGTGATCCAGCGCCCAAAGTAATTATCTTTAATGCGATACTCTACTTCACAATTTAATATTGGCTCTTGCATTCACGTACTCCTCCCATCGTCGGTCAGCCCTGTCTGATCTAGCATCAGCGCTTTGATACAGGGTAATATATAAATTGATATTGTCGTTTAAATCTTTAATATGCTCTTTAGCAGTATCTAGTTGTCTTTTTAGATGTTTGTTTTCTAAACTGATTAAAACTAAGTCTTTGCTATCTTTTAGCAAGTTGTTATATTCTTTTAAAGATATAGTTACCTCTTGCATATATGTGCCTCCCGTTATATGATTAAGATGAAATTTTTGTTAAGTGTTTGACTGTTACTCATTGCCGTGAGTTTCAGTCTTTTTTTATGCCAAAAAAGTCATTTGGAGTTACTTCTAAAAAGTCGCAAATCTTTAGAATAGTCGTTGCGCTTGGATGTGGCGTTGTTTCATAATAAAGTCCTTGTAAAGTTGTTCGTGATATTCCGGTACCTTTGTATACATCTTTTATTTTCAATTTTCTAATAGCTAACAAAATTCTAAATTCATTTTTCATTTTCTTAATTCTCCTTTACTTGAAAAAATTCATATTCGAAAAACAAGTATGTGATTACTGCTGTAACCATTGCTATTGCTACTGCGTTTGTGATGAATATGTTTAGCATCATTGATAAAAAAAATGTTACGTTGAACATCATGCCTGAGATTAAGAATGCTTTATCGTGTGATTTCATGTTTATCTCCCCTTTCCGTGAATTTCTTCAAAATGTTCGTCGATAAATTTGCTCATCTTTCTAGCGTTGAATCTCCAACGATTTAAACTTTCATCCGGATAATGTGCGATGCCTTGCTTTTTGAGTAATTTCTCAAACTTAGGATTGAATAGTAATCTGTCTTTAATAGTGTCGTCAGATGACATTTTCAATTTGCGTTTCAATTCTTTTAAGTCCCAGACTGGGTCTAATGAGTAGTTTATTAACTCGTCGTATTCATCTTTAGAGACAAGCACGTGTGTGTCGGGTATTGGTACAGATACGGTTAAAGTTTGCGTCATCTTAGATACTCCTTTCGTGTATAATTTGGTTATCTCCTTATAGAAAGGAGGTGTTGCCTATGGCTAAGAATCCACCTAAAGACGGACGCCGTAAAGGTGCGGTGAAAAGTCGTTCTCAAGTTAAAAACCCTAAAACAAAACGTTATGTTAAACGTGATTCTAAAACTGGTAGATTTATGGATATGAAATCAGATTCAAAACCGTTTAAGGGAGTTCGTAAAGAACGTTAACTTGATGAAAGCTGCTCTAATTCATTTAGAGTGGCTTTTAAATTGTTTTGATTTAAAACTTGGTTAAACACTATTGATAAGTTTTTTACTTGTTCTTCATCGTGTTCGTCATAACCAGCTTCATACAACATTGCATGTAACATCTCGTGAACTAAAACTTGCTTCTTACGTTCGGTTGACAAACTTCTTTTAATTTGTATTACGCTTTCTCTATAGATACACAAACCTAAGCAACTTGGATCATTGTCAACTTCTTCAATTTGAAATACATTGTATTTCACACCACATACATCGATATTCATAGCGACCTCCTTTAAGTTGTTTGTTCGATTGTGGGTAAAATATCGTTGTCTTTTAGTAATTCGTAAATGAACAATCTACCTTTCTGTGTCCATTTAGTATTCATGCGAACCGATGTGCTACCGTCTTTATGTTCAATCTCAGTAGTAGATGAATGTGTGTAGCCTTTAGCATGTAGGTTAGAATATAGTAACCACTGACCAGATTGTTTATATTGAACTTTCAGTTCATGCAGTAACTTGTTTAATGCTTGAGCCGACATTCCGTAATCTTTAGCAATCTGACCGACTGTAACTAAATTTTTATTGTTTAATATTGTGTCTAGATAAGATGCTTTAGGTTCATATTCAGCAATCTTTTGCTTTTGCATGTTGTTTTCAAGTTGTAGCTGTTGTTTCTCTTTTTGTTCCTCTATCCAAAGTTCAGCACGTTTGACTGGGTCTTTAATCATGTAACTTGCGACAGGTTGTGCGATTTGACGTT from Staphylococcus taiwanensis includes the following:
- a CDS encoding RusA family crossover junction endodeoxyribonuclease encodes the protein MQLEIKFNSTYEAPIGSPRPRFSRRGSFIQTYMPASYTAHKQYIQSQLPKEMLNTQLKVSLYFYFKPPKSWSKNQKLIAIGQYKRTKPDIDNLIKTVLDAANDHLWKDDNQIVEIHSFKQYAEEPKIILEVEEV
- a CDS encoding DUF2483 family protein produces the protein MQEPILNCEVEYRIKDNYFGRWITNKPTAQEYANYNALRRNARKFDGLQDIDIDWDKHLIEVSTIETKETRKVYSFKDLEEVNDG
- a CDS encoding regulator, with protein sequence MIKRILKIWFIIGMYELSKYLTNELIVKLQSEDDIDTAPKDFARESDQYDINDLAGGY
- a CDS encoding DUF3310 domain-containing protein; this encodes MQTAIVNRVYAKEKGLKTVWYAEVENAGGYKFTLTDNDDFVRVDEPFTRKVDVKEGQDNNIPDHYKGSENIDVIDFLYQQLPFEQFKGFMKGNMIKYPVRAGRKDDELADFKKARDYADRLIEKMEAKQ
- a CDS encoding AAA family ATPase is translated as MKNIDVLSTEHAIVSNLMNYPKLLSKLKLKPAMFTDVTAQKFIEYVLEKGKVDVNEIYYKSREDVEFISTKVLTQLYNSKGTDKVFFMQDQLNILNNYILNKARVEVSEFQSVPTKENFTYLIDQLKGLSELNIEKDNPTDQFLTTVMENILSDAPKTFITTSFNKLDEKIHGFEEGQLNVLAGRPSTGKTALALNMIWNLAQQGYPTTFFSLETGGNNIVERLTSAISGVPLYKIKKSDGLNDDEVERIMSAINDIKQHSNFRIEDHAQITPQDVREIAMRDSDKPQIICIDYLQLMKSDLPQKDRRLEVEKISRDLKIIAKETGCLIIALSQLSRGVESRQDKRPLMSDLREAGGIEQDANMIFMLYRDDYYNRELADDETGKSDIELNVAKNKDGETGVVELEFYKKTQRFY
- a CDS encoding single-stranded DNA-binding protein; translation: MTNLTILTGRITKDLELKQAGQTQVTNFSLAVDNPFKKDDTSFFDIVAFGKTAELLNNYCGKGSKILIEGNLKQDRFQDKEGNNRSVVRVIANRIEFLDSKGSNQQNGQPQQQRGQATAGNNPFDNGTDIDNSDLPF
- a CDS encoding ERF family protein produces the protein MAEQLNLFQKIADVKANIDGFTKDTKGYNYSYVSGSQVLHRIRNKMIEHNLLLVPYTENEEVTETTNAKGKPEHIIKLKLTYKWINADNPQEILEVPFFAVGQQDDVSKAHGTALTYAERYFLMKFFNIPTDEDDADAKQKQEKYNKVSSKTVGVLKQEVFDFVDLMKSLGKDVTQQQAESTFGIQDYTSMSEQQAVTTINNIQAMAKKYKENTND
- a CDS encoding helix-turn-helix transcriptional regulator; translated protein: MKNEFRILLAIRKLKIKDVYKGTGISRTTLQGLYYETTPHPSATTILKICDFLEVTPNDFFGIKKD
- a CDS encoding DUF3269 family protein, which produces MGLIEGANNQYNLFTKDGDIAFTVYPLAPNSNCVVNQSGWRYTKESSFNLGDTELTNFKSKHNFYLEHELNMQMSIFDL
- a CDS encoding nucleoside 2-deoxyribosyltransferase, coding for MIYLGGDMLSIGQQMRREWEKQELQRLGFKVYAPHDDKDINDKANANQDKLAERIVFNDTLGMETSDVMIFDYLPHAQGTICEMGYAQHLKRASEKDIKIYVQCTDIRQGTGHISEEQDRAEFSINQYVYGVIMDITDGRGIQTFDEICEELVS
- a CDS encoding phage replisome organizer N-terminal domain-containing protein, which codes for MAEVSWIKLKVGMFDDSKIKYIEALPERDTIITVWVKLLTLAGKYNEQGYIMLSENLPYNDEMLANEFNRPINSIRLALQTFKTLGMIEDVQGIYKVTNWEKHQNIEGLEKIREQNRLRKQKQREKEKRLLNKPESHVKSRDSHATDIDKEEDKELEEDKDKEIDKDDVFKTSINYIMDNLSNNLTSNQMELIGYSIDDIGEQADEVVKIAVDYTKEKGTHVGYLIKVLNNWAKENVKTKEDAQNKVKPKQQVKGTLLDDILNEE
- a CDS encoding terminase small subunit encodes the protein MIKLTPKQEKFVLGLIEGKSQRKAYIDAGYSTKGKSGEYLDKEASTLLKNRKVFGRYEELCQEAAEQSKWTRQKAFDEYEWLKNISKQDINNNGLKKSSADAFVAGLDGMNRMMLGNEQLTNKKIEAEIKMLEKKIEQMDRNNETSTEDKILQLRKSIKDVLIDE